A genomic region of Luteibacter aegosomatissinici contains the following coding sequences:
- the fdnG gene encoding formate dehydrogenase-N subunit alpha, with amino-acid sequence MALTRREFIKLTGMGLAASSLGMIGFGASGVAQAAAVRPFKLTHATETRNTCTYCSVACGILIYSMGDKAKNAKSNIIHIEGDPDHPVNRGTLCPKGSALLDIVHAPTRLKAPRYRKPGGTEFEEVSWDFALDRIARLMKDDRDKNFITTNAAGTTVNRWTSLGMLAASASSNETAWLTWKVARSLGMVVFDNQARVUHGPTVASLAPSFGRGAMTNTWQDIKNANVVIVMGGNAAEAHPCGFKWVIEAKIENGAKLIVVDPRFTRTASVADYYAPIRPGTDIAFLSGLMNYLLTHDKIQHQYVKSYTNASLLVQDGFTFQEGLFSGYNDQTHSYDKTTWDYELDENGFAKADDTWQDPRCVINLLKQHVSRYTPEMVSRICGTPQDKFLHICELIASTSAPDKAMTSLFALGWTQHTVGAQNIRSMAMVQLLLGNIGVAGGGMNALRGHSNIQGLTDIGLLSNQMPGYLTLPNEKETSFDEYMKTKQFKPLRPGQTSYYQNTKKFVVSFQKALFGDAATAETNWGYDMLPKLDVPLYDIIKAFEMMNNGQLTGYICQGFNPLQAFPDRGKIRAGLSKLKFLVTMDPLDTETSRFWQDFGPQNPAKPHEIQTEVFQLPVTCFAEENGSLVNSSRWLQWHWKAADPPGIAKSDIWIMTGLFQRLRELYRKEGGAFPDALLNVTWKYTDPWEPDPEELAKEMNGRYLADVTDPVTNVTAKAGTLLDGFGQLRDDGSTASGCWIFAGSFTEKGNQMARRDATDPREQGIAPNWAWAWPANRRILYNRASADPDGKPWNPKKPVVEWNGTKWVGIDVPDYVVTQKPSANDGPFIMNVEGQARLFARNLMAEGPFPEHYEPMESPVENVLHPKVRANPVARVFDHDRQNFGSAKDFPFVATTYRLTEHFHFWTKHALINAILQPEEFVEIGEVLAKEKGIDQGGWVKVSSKRGEVICKAYVTKRIKPLMVDGKATHVIGVPLHWGFTGQARKGYGANTLTPSVGDANTQTPEFKAFLVNVEKTSAPTA; translated from the coding sequence ATGGCACTCACCCGCCGCGAGTTCATAAAACTGACAGGCATGGGGCTCGCTGCGTCGAGCCTCGGCATGATCGGCTTCGGGGCATCGGGGGTAGCGCAAGCCGCCGCCGTCCGCCCCTTCAAGCTCACCCACGCCACCGAGACCCGCAACACCTGCACCTACTGCTCGGTGGCCTGCGGCATCCTCATTTACAGCATGGGCGACAAGGCGAAAAACGCCAAATCGAACATCATCCATATCGAGGGGGATCCGGATCATCCGGTCAACCGCGGCACCCTGTGCCCCAAGGGCTCGGCCCTGCTCGATATCGTCCACGCCCCTACCCGCCTCAAGGCACCGCGCTACCGCAAGCCCGGCGGCACGGAGTTCGAGGAGGTGTCGTGGGACTTCGCCCTGGATCGCATCGCCAGGCTGATGAAGGACGACCGCGACAAGAATTTCATCACGACCAATGCCGCGGGTACCACCGTGAACCGGTGGACCAGCCTGGGCATGCTCGCGGCATCCGCGTCATCCAATGAAACGGCCTGGCTCACGTGGAAGGTCGCCCGCTCCCTTGGCATGGTGGTGTTCGACAACCAGGCGCGCGTCTGACACGGACCGACGGTGGCCAGTCTGGCCCCATCATTCGGTCGCGGTGCGATGACCAACACCTGGCAGGACATCAAGAACGCCAATGTCGTGATCGTCATGGGTGGCAATGCCGCCGAGGCGCATCCGTGCGGCTTCAAGTGGGTGATCGAAGCGAAGATCGAGAACGGTGCCAAGCTCATCGTGGTCGACCCGCGCTTTACGCGCACGGCCTCCGTGGCCGATTACTACGCCCCCATCCGCCCGGGTACCGATATCGCGTTCCTTAGCGGGTTGATGAATTACCTGCTTACCCACGACAAGATCCAGCATCAGTACGTCAAGAGCTATACCAACGCCAGCCTGCTCGTGCAGGACGGCTTCACGTTCCAGGAAGGCCTGTTCAGCGGCTACAACGACCAGACCCACAGCTACGACAAGACAACCTGGGACTACGAGCTGGATGAAAACGGGTTCGCGAAGGCCGACGATACGTGGCAGGACCCGCGCTGCGTCATCAACCTGCTGAAGCAGCACGTATCCCGCTACACGCCGGAGATGGTGTCGCGTATCTGCGGCACGCCACAAGACAAGTTCCTGCATATCTGCGAGCTCATCGCCAGCACGTCCGCGCCCGACAAGGCCATGACCAGCCTGTTCGCCCTCGGCTGGACCCAGCACACCGTCGGTGCGCAGAACATCCGCTCCATGGCGATGGTGCAGCTGCTGCTGGGCAATATCGGCGTGGCGGGCGGCGGCATGAACGCCTTGCGCGGCCATTCCAATATCCAGGGCCTGACCGATATCGGGTTGCTCTCGAACCAAATGCCGGGCTACCTCACGCTGCCTAACGAGAAGGAAACCAGCTTCGACGAGTACATGAAGACGAAGCAGTTCAAACCGCTTCGTCCGGGGCAGACCAGCTATTACCAGAACACGAAGAAATTCGTGGTCAGCTTCCAGAAGGCGCTGTTTGGCGACGCCGCCACCGCGGAGACGAACTGGGGCTACGACATGCTGCCCAAGCTCGATGTCCCGCTGTACGACATCATCAAGGCGTTCGAGATGATGAACAACGGGCAGCTAACCGGCTACATCTGCCAGGGCTTCAACCCGCTGCAGGCGTTCCCCGACCGCGGCAAGATCCGCGCCGGGCTCAGCAAGCTCAAGTTCCTGGTCACGATGGACCCGCTGGATACCGAGACGTCTCGCTTCTGGCAGGATTTCGGGCCCCAGAACCCGGCGAAGCCCCACGAGATCCAGACCGAAGTGTTCCAGCTCCCGGTCACCTGCTTCGCCGAGGAGAACGGTTCGCTGGTCAACTCGTCGCGCTGGCTGCAGTGGCACTGGAAGGCGGCGGATCCGCCGGGCATCGCCAAGTCCGATATCTGGATCATGACCGGTTTGTTCCAGCGCTTGCGCGAGCTGTACCGCAAGGAAGGCGGTGCATTCCCGGACGCACTGCTCAACGTCACCTGGAAATACACCGACCCCTGGGAGCCCGATCCGGAAGAGCTGGCGAAGGAGATGAACGGCCGCTACCTCGCCGACGTGACCGACCCGGTAACCAACGTGACCGCCAAGGCCGGCACGCTGCTGGATGGTTTCGGCCAGCTCCGCGACGACGGCAGCACAGCCTCCGGCTGCTGGATCTTCGCCGGCTCCTTCACCGAGAAAGGCAACCAGATGGCCCGCCGCGATGCGACCGATCCGCGCGAACAAGGTATCGCGCCGAACTGGGCGTGGGCGTGGCCGGCCAACCGGCGCATCCTTTACAACCGCGCCAGCGCGGATCCGGATGGCAAGCCGTGGAATCCAAAGAAGCCGGTCGTGGAATGGAACGGCACGAAGTGGGTGGGCATTGATGTGCCCGACTATGTCGTGACACAGAAGCCTTCCGCGAACGATGGCCCGTTCATCATGAACGTCGAAGGCCAGGCCCGGCTGTTTGCGCGTAACCTCATGGCGGAGGGCCCGTTCCCCGAGCACTACGAACCCATGGAGTCGCCGGTGGAAAACGTCCTGCACCCGAAGGTGCGGGCGAACCCCGTGGCACGCGTGTTCGACCACGACCGCCAGAACTTCGGCAGCGCAAAGGATTTCCCCTTCGTGGCCACGACGTATCGCCTCACCGAGCACTTCCACTTCTGGACCAAGCACGCCCTCATCAACGCCATCCTCCAACCGGAGGAGTTCGTGGAGATCGGTGAGGTGCTGGCGAAGGAGAAAGGTATCGACCAGGGCGGCTGGGTAAAGGTCTCTTCCAAGCGCGGCGAAGTCATCTGCAAGGCCTATGTCACCAAGCGCATCAAACCGCTCATGGTGGATGGCAAGGCCACGCACGTCATTGGCGTCCCGTTGCATTGGGGCTTTACGGGCCAGGCCAGGAAGGGTTACGGCGCCAATACGCTCACGCCTTCGGTAGGCGATGCCAACACGCAGACGCCGGAGTTCAAGGCGTTCCTGGTCAACGTCGAAAAGACGTCGGCACCCACGGCCTGA
- the fdxH gene encoding formate dehydrogenase subunit beta — translation MSDLQSQDYVRRSASTMTPPATRNVEDQVAKLIDVSRCIGCKACQSACMEWNNLRPEIGHFEGSYENPNDLGPSVWTLMKFAEHENEQGNLEWLIRKDGCMHCEDPGCLKACPAPGAIVQYANGIVDFISDKCIGCGYCIKGCPFNIPRVSKTDHKSYKCTLCSDRVGVGLEPACVKACPTGAIMFGSKVDMQHQAAERIVDLKERGFDKAGLYDPPEVQGTHVMYVLHHADKPSLYSGLPDKPHISYLVQAWKGLYKPLAVAAVALAALAGFFHWITIGPNDTTEEDEAEANREVRETEEEQVP, via the coding sequence ATGTCTGACCTGCAATCCCAAGACTACGTCCGCCGCTCCGCGTCCACCATGACGCCACCGGCAACGCGCAACGTAGAAGACCAGGTAGCCAAGCTGATCGATGTCAGCCGCTGCATCGGCTGCAAGGCGTGCCAGTCGGCGTGCATGGAATGGAACAACCTGCGCCCGGAGATCGGCCATTTCGAGGGCTCGTACGAAAACCCCAATGACCTGGGGCCCAGCGTATGGACCCTGATGAAGTTCGCCGAGCACGAGAACGAACAGGGCAACCTGGAATGGCTCATCCGCAAGGATGGCTGCATGCATTGCGAGGATCCCGGCTGCCTGAAGGCGTGCCCTGCCCCCGGCGCCATCGTTCAGTACGCGAACGGCATCGTCGATTTCATCAGCGACAAATGCATCGGCTGCGGTTATTGCATCAAGGGCTGCCCGTTCAACATCCCGCGGGTCAGCAAGACCGACCACAAGTCGTACAAGTGCACGCTGTGTTCCGATCGCGTGGGCGTGGGCCTTGAACCCGCCTGCGTCAAGGCCTGCCCCACGGGCGCCATCATGTTTGGCTCCAAGGTCGATATGCAGCACCAGGCGGCGGAGCGCATCGTCGACCTCAAGGAGCGGGGCTTCGACAAAGCCGGCCTGTACGATCCGCCGGAAGTGCAAGGCACGCACGTGATGTATGTGCTGCACCACGCCGACAAGCCGTCGCTGTACTCGGGCCTTCCCGACAAACCGCACATCAGCTACCTCGTGCAGGCCTGGAAAGGCCTGTACAAGCCGCTGGCCGTCGCGGCCGTCGCCCTGGCAGCGCTCGCCGGCTTCTTCCACTGGATCACGATCGGGCCGAACGATACCACCGAGGAAGACGAAGCCGAGGCCAACCGCGAAGTCCGCGAGACCGAGGAGGAACAGGTGCCATGA
- a CDS encoding formate dehydrogenase subunit gamma codes for MTRPANAITRYSVGNRINHWINAILFVMLVISGLSMFHPILFWLSGLFGGGQWTRAAHPWFGVCMVVSWIGMFIQFWRHNLPNRDDVAWSKAIMHVVANDDEEVPPIGRNNAGQKLVFWSMALLIPILFITGLLIWEVYFGKSTSIETQRVAVLIHSLCAFAAILVLVTHIYAGIWIRHSVRSMTQGWVTPGWAWHHHRKWFRQVIGYRRGNDSPGKHS; via the coding sequence ATGACCCGTCCTGCCAACGCCATCACGCGCTACAGCGTAGGGAACCGAATCAACCACTGGATTAACGCGATCCTGTTCGTGATGCTGGTCATCTCCGGCCTGTCCATGTTCCATCCCATCCTGTTCTGGCTGTCCGGCCTGTTCGGTGGTGGGCAGTGGACGCGCGCGGCGCACCCCTGGTTCGGGGTTTGCATGGTGGTCAGCTGGATCGGCATGTTCATCCAGTTCTGGCGGCACAACCTGCCCAACCGCGATGACGTCGCCTGGTCCAAGGCGATAATGCATGTGGTCGCCAACGACGACGAAGAGGTACCGCCGATCGGCCGCAACAACGCCGGCCAGAAGCTGGTGTTCTGGTCCATGGCGCTGCTGATCCCGATCCTGTTCATCACGGGGTTGTTGATCTGGGAGGTCTATTTCGGCAAATCCACGTCGATCGAAACCCAGCGCGTCGCCGTGCTGATCCACAGTCTTTGCGCGTTCGCCGCCATCCTGGTCCTCGTCACGCATATCTACGCAGGCATCTGGATCCGCCACTCCGTGCGCAGCATGACCCAGGGCTGGGTCACCCCCGGCTGGGCCTGGCACCACCACCGCAAGTGGTTCCGCCAGGTCATCGGCTATCGTCGCGGTAACGATTCACCTGGAAAGCATTCGTGA
- the fdhE gene encoding formate dehydrogenase accessory protein FdhE, which produces MKQAELPPNAKWSGPSHAGVKAPEPIVVPLRATRFLATATRLDKLADGHPLDEWLRFMAAVARAQHAVATTLAPSGSLAAQEVARLVEARLPPLAADGHPRDAAWREGLRLLLAEIESAPLPPAALEAIEQLRAMDDAHLERLADQFLRGRVSAEETAAAVYVAGALQVYFTVSAARLSANDLRLLEERSLCPCCGSPSVAGMVTASGLTPGSRYLHCSLCATAWNHVRATCITCGGTRKLQVQAIEGDGGLIKAETCGECHTYSKLIYQVQDMQADPVADDLASLGLDLLVAEAGFARHAPNPFLLVGESTDID; this is translated from the coding sequence GTGAAGCAAGCCGAGTTACCTCCGAACGCGAAATGGAGCGGCCCGTCCCATGCGGGCGTCAAGGCACCCGAGCCGATCGTGGTGCCCCTCCGGGCAACGCGATTCCTGGCGACCGCCACACGGTTGGACAAACTCGCCGATGGCCATCCGCTCGACGAATGGCTGCGCTTCATGGCGGCCGTCGCGCGGGCGCAGCACGCCGTCGCCACCACGCTGGCTCCCTCGGGGTCACTAGCCGCCCAGGAGGTGGCCCGCCTTGTCGAGGCTCGCCTGCCGCCGCTGGCGGCCGACGGGCACCCGCGCGATGCGGCATGGCGCGAAGGCCTGCGCCTCTTACTTGCCGAGATCGAATCCGCCCCCCTCCCGCCTGCCGCCCTCGAAGCCATTGAGCAACTGCGGGCGATGGATGACGCGCACCTGGAACGGCTGGCGGACCAGTTCCTGCGCGGCCGGGTGAGCGCGGAGGAGACGGCCGCCGCGGTGTACGTTGCCGGCGCCCTGCAGGTCTATTTCACGGTTTCAGCCGCGCGCCTGTCCGCGAACGACCTTCGCCTGCTGGAAGAGCGCAGCCTCTGCCCGTGCTGCGGCTCGCCCAGCGTCGCCGGGATGGTCACCGCCAGCGGCCTCACACCCGGATCGCGCTACCTGCATTGCTCGCTGTGCGCCACGGCGTGGAACCACGTCCGCGCCACCTGCATCACCTGCGGCGGCACCCGCAAGCTGCAAGTCCAGGCGATCGAGGGCGACGGCGGTCTGATCAAGGCCGAAACCTGTGGCGAGTGCCATACCTACAGCAAGCTCATCTACCAGGTGCAGGACATGCAGGCCGATCCCGTGGCGGACGACCTGGCGTCCCTCGGCCTGGACCTGTTGGTAGCCGAGGCCGGCTTCGCTCGTCACGCACCCAATCCGTTCCTCCTGGTGGGCGAAAGCACCGATATCGACTAG
- the selA gene encoding L-seryl-tRNA(Sec) selenium transferase: protein MRHLPAVAAVLAAAQTAPLLQVHGRAATTGAIRSALADARAELGAGSGAVPSMDALIESARAHLENQPARLRPLFNLTGTVLHTNLGRALLAEAAIEAATEAMRHPVALEYDLDEGGRGERDDHVRELLRALTGAEDATIVNNNAAAVLLCLNTFALGRGAIVSRGELIEIGGAFRMPDIMARAGAEMREVGTTNRTHLTDYRNAIDERTGLILKVHTSNYRIQGFTAEVSARDLAAMAGAAGIPLLNDLGSGSLVDLSAYGLAREATVRQAVDEGAHLVTFSGDKLLGGPQAGFIVGSRDAIAAINQNPLKRALRVDKIRLAAIEATLRLYRDPDRLAERLPTLRFLARSQDAIAAQGARLRDPVAACLGDDFQVDVGPCHSQVGSGALPLDTLPSAALQVRAKGSQRSLEDLSAALRALPRPVIGRITDGALQFDLRCLAETDEALFLANFAGRA from the coding sequence ATGCGCCACCTACCCGCCGTGGCGGCCGTGTTGGCAGCGGCACAGACCGCGCCGTTGCTCCAGGTACACGGCCGCGCGGCCACCACCGGCGCTATTCGCAGCGCCCTGGCCGACGCCCGGGCCGAGCTCGGGGCCGGCAGCGGGGCCGTCCCGAGCATGGATGCGCTGATCGAAAGCGCACGTGCACACCTCGAGAACCAGCCGGCCCGGCTACGCCCGCTGTTCAACCTGACCGGCACCGTATTGCACACCAACCTCGGTCGCGCCTTGCTGGCGGAGGCCGCCATCGAAGCGGCGACCGAAGCGATGCGCCATCCCGTCGCACTCGAGTACGACCTGGATGAAGGCGGACGGGGTGAGCGTGACGATCACGTTCGGGAGCTACTGCGGGCGCTAACCGGCGCGGAAGACGCCACGATCGTGAACAACAATGCGGCCGCCGTGCTGCTTTGCCTGAACACGTTTGCCCTTGGTCGCGGGGCTATCGTTTCGCGCGGTGAGCTCATCGAGATCGGGGGCGCGTTCCGCATGCCCGACATCATGGCGCGCGCAGGTGCCGAGATGCGTGAGGTGGGCACCACCAACCGCACGCACCTCACCGACTACCGCAACGCCATCGATGAGCGCACCGGGCTCATCCTCAAGGTGCACACCTCGAACTACCGCATCCAGGGATTCACGGCGGAGGTAAGTGCGCGCGATCTCGCCGCCATGGCAGGTGCCGCCGGCATTCCCCTGCTGAACGACCTTGGTTCCGGCAGCCTGGTGGATTTGTCCGCCTACGGCCTCGCCCGCGAGGCCACCGTACGCCAGGCCGTGGATGAAGGCGCGCACCTGGTAACGTTTTCGGGCGACAAGCTGCTCGGCGGCCCGCAAGCCGGGTTCATCGTCGGCAGCCGGGACGCGATCGCGGCGATCAATCAAAACCCGCTGAAGCGCGCACTACGCGTCGACAAGATCCGCCTTGCGGCCATCGAGGCCACGCTTCGCCTCTACCGCGACCCGGATCGCCTTGCCGAACGGCTGCCGACGCTACGTTTCCTGGCCCGGTCGCAAGATGCCATCGCCGCACAGGGCGCCCGGTTACGCGACCCCGTCGCGGCGTGCCTGGGCGATGACTTCCAGGTGGACGTGGGCCCGTGCCATAGCCAGGTGGGTTCGGGCGCACTCCCGCTCGATACCCTCCCCAGCGCCGCACTACAGGTTCGCGCGAAAGGCAGCCAACGCTCCCTCGAGGATCTTTCGGCGGCCTTGCGTGCGCTGCCGCGCCCCGTGATCGGCCGGATCACGGACGGCGCGTTGCAATTCGACCTGCGCTGCCTGGCGGAAACAGATGAAGCCCTCTTCCTGGCGAACTTCGCCGGGCGCGCATGA
- the selB gene encoding selenocysteine-specific translation elongation factor has product MIVGTAGHIDHGKTSLVRALTGVEGDRLKEEKARGITIDLGFAYLPLPDGPTIGFIDVPGHEKFVRTMVAGSTGIDMALLVVAADDGVMPQTVEHLAILDLLGIRHGVVALTKMDLVSPERLAEVTAGIRTALNPTCLAHVDIIPVSVATGDGVDTLRERLSAEAWSRQVHHDDARFRLAIDRVFTLTGIGVVVTGTVLSGAVQLKDAVMISPQGLAARVRSIHAQNQEADEGCAGDRVALNLAGPDISKDAIHRGDMVLDPFLHAPTDRIDARLRLLPGEPRPITSWFPARLHHGSVETGVRIVLLEGDALRPGDAADVQLVLDHPIAAASLDRFVLRDTTAQRTIGGGFFMDLRAPARQRRTPARMAERAAWADPDARAALARLMEAPPHARRLSAFARDRALSSDTLDVIIRSLLPVILGAGDEQIALNATQWQRVIDTVVARLALFHTEHPDLQGMPRETLRRATEPRLAAPAFTQALLHADLRTHVARDGAFVRLASHVPVASAADEAAWQAIAPLLGGETRFRPPRVRDIAAMLGRPEADIRQRMKSAARRGLADEIAHDHFFLRDVVHEMVQIAVDVAAHAPDGRFTAAQFRDRLDNGRKVAIQILEFFDRQGVMLNRGTVRSIRADYTDLFAPTARL; this is encoded by the coding sequence ATGATCGTCGGCACCGCTGGCCACATCGATCACGGCAAGACGTCGCTGGTCCGCGCCCTCACAGGCGTGGAAGGTGATCGGCTGAAGGAAGAAAAGGCCAGGGGCATCACGATCGACCTTGGGTTTGCCTACCTCCCCCTGCCCGACGGCCCCACCATCGGCTTCATTGATGTCCCAGGCCACGAAAAATTCGTTCGCACCATGGTCGCTGGATCCACCGGCATCGACATGGCGCTGCTGGTCGTGGCGGCGGATGACGGTGTGATGCCGCAGACCGTCGAGCACCTGGCCATCCTCGATCTGCTGGGTATTCGCCACGGCGTCGTCGCCCTGACCAAGATGGACCTTGTCTCGCCCGAGCGACTCGCCGAGGTGACCGCCGGCATTCGCACGGCACTGAACCCGACATGCCTCGCCCACGTCGACATCATCCCCGTCTCGGTCGCAACCGGCGATGGCGTCGATACCCTGAGGGAGCGCCTGTCGGCGGAGGCGTGGTCACGCCAGGTCCATCACGATGACGCCCGCTTTCGCCTCGCTATCGATCGCGTGTTCACCCTGACGGGCATCGGGGTGGTCGTGACGGGCACCGTGCTCTCCGGTGCTGTCCAGTTGAAGGATGCCGTGATGATCAGCCCCCAGGGCCTCGCGGCGCGCGTGCGTTCGATACATGCGCAGAACCAGGAAGCCGACGAAGGTTGCGCCGGCGATCGCGTCGCATTGAACCTCGCCGGCCCTGATATCAGCAAGGACGCCATCCACCGCGGCGATATGGTTCTCGATCCGTTCCTGCATGCGCCGACGGACCGTATCGATGCGCGGCTGCGGCTGTTGCCCGGCGAGCCGCGGCCCATCACCTCGTGGTTCCCCGCGCGACTGCATCACGGCTCCGTGGAAACCGGTGTGCGCATCGTGCTTCTGGAAGGTGACGCATTGCGCCCGGGCGACGCCGCGGACGTGCAGCTGGTTCTGGATCACCCGATCGCCGCGGCGTCGCTGGATCGCTTCGTGCTGCGCGACACCACCGCCCAGCGCACCATCGGCGGCGGGTTCTTCATGGACCTGCGTGCCCCGGCCCGGCAACGGCGCACGCCCGCCAGGATGGCCGAACGAGCCGCGTGGGCAGACCCCGATGCCCGGGCCGCGCTCGCCCGACTCATGGAGGCGCCCCCGCACGCCCGCCGGCTCTCCGCGTTCGCGCGCGACCGGGCGCTTTCCAGCGATACGCTGGACGTGATCATCCGTAGCCTCTTACCTGTGATCCTTGGCGCCGGCGACGAACAGATCGCCTTGAACGCCACCCAGTGGCAGCGGGTCATCGACACGGTGGTGGCGCGTCTGGCCCTGTTTCACACCGAGCATCCCGACCTGCAGGGCATGCCGCGCGAAACGCTGCGCCGGGCGACCGAACCGCGACTGGCCGCGCCCGCGTTTACCCAGGCCCTCCTACATGCCGATCTCCGCACGCATGTCGCGCGCGATGGCGCCTTTGTCCGCCTGGCCAGCCATGTGCCCGTGGCCAGCGCAGCCGACGAAGCCGCGTGGCAGGCGATCGCCCCACTGCTCGGTGGCGAGACGCGCTTCCGTCCGCCGCGTGTTCGCGATATCGCCGCGATGCTCGGGCGCCCGGAAGCCGACATCAGGCAACGCATGAAATCGGCCGCTCGTCGCGGCCTTGCTGATGAAATCGCCCACGATCACTTCTTCCTTCGTGACGTCGTGCACGAGATGGTGCAGATAGCGGTGGACGTCGCAGCCCATGCGCCGGATGGACGCTTCACCGCCGCGCAGTTCCGTGATCGCCTCGACAATGGGCGAAAGGTGGCAATCCAGATCCTGGAGTTCTTCGACAGGCAGGGTGTTATGCTGAACCGCGGCACGGTGCGCAGCATCCGCGCCGATTACACGGACCTGTTCGCGCCCACTGCGCGGTTATAG
- the selD gene encoding selenide, water dikinase SelD — MNPVRLTELAHGGGCGCKLAPSVLQELLANKAPGMPFAQLLVGNEASDDAAVWQVDENTCVIATTDFFMPVVDDPYDFGRIAAANALSDVYAMGGKPIMALAILGMPLGKLDPASVRAILAGGESICAEAGIPVAGGHSIDSAEPIYGLAAIGVCKPAEVRRNASARVGDVLILTKGLGVGIYSAAFKKQALSREAYDEMIASTTLLNRVGHVLAQDADVHAITDVTGFGLLGHAMEMARAGGVRLRIDDSRVPLLTQAEALVGAGYITGASKRNWASYGDGVALSPALPAWRRDLLTDPQTSGGLLVACAAARADTILDAIKLAGYPLASIIGTVVEGAAGIDVA; from the coding sequence ATGAATCCCGTTCGTTTGACGGAACTTGCCCACGGTGGCGGTTGTGGCTGCAAGCTGGCCCCTTCGGTGCTCCAGGAATTGTTGGCGAACAAGGCGCCGGGCATGCCTTTCGCCCAACTGCTGGTGGGCAACGAAGCCAGCGATGACGCAGCGGTATGGCAGGTCGACGAGAACACCTGCGTCATCGCCACGACGGATTTCTTCATGCCGGTGGTCGATGACCCGTACGATTTCGGGCGCATCGCCGCGGCCAACGCGCTCTCGGATGTCTATGCCATGGGTGGCAAGCCGATCATGGCCCTCGCCATCCTGGGCATGCCCCTTGGCAAGCTGGATCCGGCGTCGGTGCGCGCGATCCTTGCGGGCGGCGAGTCGATCTGCGCCGAGGCGGGCATTCCGGTTGCTGGCGGCCACTCCATCGATTCAGCCGAGCCCATTTATGGCCTGGCTGCGATCGGCGTGTGCAAGCCAGCAGAGGTTCGTCGCAACGCGAGTGCGAGGGTGGGTGACGTACTGATCCTTACCAAGGGTCTGGGCGTCGGCATTTACTCGGCGGCGTTCAAGAAGCAGGCGTTGTCGCGGGAGGCTTACGACGAGATGATCGCCTCGACCACGCTCCTGAACCGGGTGGGCCACGTCCTGGCGCAGGATGCGGACGTGCACGCGATCACCGACGTGACGGGGTTCGGCTTGCTCGGCCATGCCATGGAAATGGCGCGCGCGGGCGGCGTGCGCCTGCGCATCGACGACAGTCGCGTGCCGTTGTTAACCCAAGCGGAAGCCCTGGTTGGGGCGGGGTATATCACGGGTGCGTCCAAGCGAAACTGGGCTAGCTATGGCGATGGCGTCGCCTTGTCGCCGGCGTTGCCAGCGTGGCGCCGCGATCTGCTCACCGATCCGCAGACATCGGGTGGTTTGCTCGTGGCCTGTGCAGCTGCCCGTGCGGATACGATACTGGACGCGATCAAGTTGGCGGGCTACCCGCTGGCAAGCATCATCGGCACCGTCGTAGAGGGCGCCGCGGGCATCGATGTCGCCTGA